The Halovulum dunhuangense genome includes the window CGACCAGAGTTCGATCGCCCGATGGCCCGACGCCTATCTGGCGGTAGAGGCGACGGAAGCCGCGCATGTCGTGCCGGGCCACGGCGGGCCCACGACGATGGAGCATGCCCGCGCCGACACCTACGACTACCTGATGAACCTGCGCGCGCAGATCGGGGCGCTGCTGGACAAGGGCGGTGACATCATGGCCGCGCCGCAGGTCGACCAGTCGGCCTTTGCGTATCTCGAGCAGTTCGACAGCCTTGCCGGCCGCAACGCGCAGACCGCGTTCCAGCAGATGGAATGGGAATGATGCTGGAGTATCGCGTCACCGCCCGCCGGATCGACAGCCACGGATCCGAGGCCGAGGCGAAATCGGCACGCCTCGTGCTCGACACCGACCTGGCCGGGCGGGACGATGCGTTCAATCCCGCCGAGATGCTGCTCGCCAGCCTAGCGGCCTGCCTGCTGAAGGGGGCCGAGCGGGTGGCACCGATGCTCAGGTTCGACTTGCGCGGGATCGAGGTCAGCCTGCACGGGGTTCGTCAGGACAGCCCGCCCCGGATGGTCCGCATCGACTACGCGATCGTGGTGGATACGGATGAGACCGACCAGCGGCTCGATCTTCTGCACCGAAACCTGCGCAAATACGGCACCATCTCCAACACGCTGGCCGAGGCCATCGAGCTTGTCGGGACGATCCGGCGGAAGGACTGATCCATGCCGCATGATCACGCCCACGATCATGGCACGCCTGCGGACCTTGGTCCGGCCTTCCGCTGGGCGGTCGGGCTCAACACCGCCTATGTGATCGTCGAGGCGGCAGCGGGTTTTCTGACCGGCTCGCTTGCGCTTCTGGCGGATGCCGCACACAACCTGACCGACGTGGCGGGCTTGCTGATCGCCTGGGGCGCGGCGGTTCTGGCGAAACATTCTGCGACCCGTGCGCATAGCTGGGGGCTGGGACGCGCCACCATCATGGCGGCGATGCTGAACGCGCTCGCCATCCTGATCGGAGTGGTCTGGGTCATATGGGAGGCGGCGCATCGGTTCCAGACGCCGGTCGACCTGCCTGGACTGACCATCCTGGTCGTGGCGCTGGTCGGGATCGCGGTGAACACCGGTTCGGCGCTTCTGTTCATGCGCGCCCGGAAGGTCGACCTGAACGCCAGGGGTGCTTTCCTGCACATGGCCGCCGACGCCGCCGTCTCGGGCGCCGTGGTGCTGGCGGCGACGGGGATCCTGCTGACCGGCTGGACATGGCTCGACCCCGCCGTCGCAATCGCCGTCAGCCTGCTGATCGCCGTGACCGCCGCCGGGTTGTTCCGCGAGGCGCTGCATCTCAGCCTCGATGGCGTACCTGGCCAGGTCGATCCGGCGGCGGTGGCGGATTGGCTCGGGCGGCAGGATGGCGTTCGGGATGTGCATGACCTGCATATCTGGCCGCTCTCGACCACGCACACCGCGCTGTCGGTGCATGTTGTCAGCGGGGCGCAGGATACCGACGCGGTGCTGCACGTCCTTGCCGAGGGGCTGAAGCACGAATTCGGCATCGCGCACAGCACCATCCAGGTGGAACGCGAGCCCTGCGGCACAAGCTGCCTTCGTCCCGGCGCGTGATGCGGGACATCCCTGCCGGGATGTGGTTCTGCGTCTGCCGAAATGAATCCTTTACAAAACCGGAATTGTAGTTATTTTTACGATATGACCACGATAAGCTCCAACGCTCGCGCCCTTGCCGCTCTTGGCCATGATGCCCGCCTGTCGATCTTTCGACTGTTGGTGAAGGCCGGGGATGACGGGCTGCGGGTCAGCGATATCGGCGAGCATCTGGGCCTCGCGCCGTCGACGCTCGCGCATCATCTGTCGACATTGGTCGATGCGGGGCTTGTGCTCCAGGACAAGCAGGGCCGCGAAGTGTTCAACAGGGTGGATTTCCCGGCGATGCACACGCTCGTCGGCTTTCTGACCTCGGAGTGCTGCGCCGGTGTCGCGGTGCGACCGTCGGAGGACGCTGCATGATGCGCGTACGCCTTTTTTATTGCCTCGATACAACTGCATTTCCGGAGATTTGGTGATGACCGACACAACCCTCCCGACACCGGGCCTCCGGTCCACGCTGCGCCATCTGTGGCAAGACCAGCGGGTCTGGCTCGCCTCGGCGCTGATCCTTGCGGCGCTGGCGGTCTTCGATGCGCCCCAGGCTGCGGGCAGTGCGATCTTCGCGGGCAACGCCCTTCTGAACACGGCGCCGTTCCTGATCCTGTCCATCGCCATCGCGGCCTGGGCCAATGCAACCGGCGCCGACAACCTGATCGCCAAGGCCTTTACCGGCGCGCCGATCCTGATGATCGGCCTCGGCGCATTGGCAGGCGGCATCTCGCCGTTCTGTTCCTGCGGGGTGATCCCGCTGATCGCGGCGCTGCTGGCGATGGGCGTGCCGCTTTCTGCGGTCATGGCCTTCTGGCTGGCCTCGCCCATCATGGACCCGTCGATGTTCGTGCTGACGGCGGGCGTGCTCGACCTCGAATTCGCGGTCGCCAAGACCGTCGCCGCCATCGGGCTTGGCGTGTTCGGCGGCACGGTGGTGCACCTGATGATAAAAGGCGGGGCCTTCGCCGATCCACTGCGCGATGGCGTAGGCAATGGCGGTTGCGGCGGTGCGAAGATCCGCGCGCCCAAGCCCGTCGTCTGGCGGTTCTGGGCGGATGCCGACCGCCGGGCCAGGTTCGGCAAGACCGCGCTGACCACCACGCTGTTCCTGGCCAAATGGCTGACGCTCGCCTTCATCCTAGAGAGCCTGATGCTGGCCTGGATCCCGGCGGAAACCGTGACCGCCGCGCTTGGCGGCGAGGGGCTGCTGCCCATCGTGACGGCAACGCTGGTCGGGGTTCCGGCCTACCTGAACGGCTATGCGGCGCTGCCGCTCGTGGGCGGGCTGATCGAGCAGGGCATGGCGCCCGGTGCGGGCATGGCCTTTCTTGTGGCCGGGGGCGTCACCTCGATCCCGGCGGCGATGGCGGTCTGGGCACTGGCGCGGCCGCAGGTCTTTGCGGTCTATATCGGCCTGTCCCTGACCGGCGCATTTGCATCGGGCTTGCTGTTCCAGCTCTGGACCTCGATGACTTGAACAACTACGGCGAGGCGCGTTGTCTCGCCGCTCCTTTCCTGGTCGAACCTCATCATGATCCCAAGACTGTCTTCCGACCGGCGCGGCCTGATCGTCGCCGCCCTCGGCTCGTCCCTCACGGTCAGCTGGGCTTCCAGCTACTACATCCCCGCGGTTCTGGCCGTGCCCATGGCCGAAGACCTCGGCCTGTCACCGGTCTGGGTCTTCGGCGCGTTTTCCATGGCGATGGTGGTTTCGGCCATGGTCGGACCCTGGGCCGGGGCACGGATCGACGGCGCCGGCGGGCGCGGCGTGCTGATGGCGTCCAACATCGTCTTCGCGGCGGGCCTCGGGCTGCTTGCCGTGGCGCCGGTGCCCCTGGTGCTTTTCGCAGGCTGGGCCGTGATCGGGCTCGGCATGGGCATCGGGCTGTACGAGGCAGGGTTCGCCACGCTGGCGGGGATCTACGGCAAGGATGCGCGCGGGCCGATTACAGGCATCACGCTGATCGCCGGCTTTGCCAGCACGGTCGGCTGGCCGCTTTCGGGGCTGATGCTGGCGACTTGGGGCTGGCGCGAAGCCTGCATCGGCTGGGCGCTTATCCATCTGTTCCTGGCCCTGCCGCTGAACGCCTGCCTGCCGAAGGGCGCCGAGACCAAGGCCCCACCAAGCACGACGGTCGAGGAGGGACCGCCGCCTTCGGATCGCGCCATCTGGCTTCTTGCGTTCGTCTTCGCGGCGACATGGTTCAACTCGACCGCAATGGCCGCGCACCTGCCCGGCCTGCTACAGGCCGCAGGGGCCAGCACGGCGGTCGCCATCGCCGCCGGCGCCCTGATCGGCCCCGCGCAGGTCGCGGCAAGGGTGCTTGAGTTCGGCCTTCTGCGCCGGTTACATCCCCTGATGTCCACGCGCGTGGCCGCAGCGGCGCACCCTGCCGCCGCGGTCGCTTTGGTGACTTTCGGTGGACCCGCCGCCTATGCCTTCGCACTCCTGCACGGCGCGGGGAACGGGATCCTGACGATCGCGAAAGGAACGCTGCCACTGGCGCTGTTCGGTGCTGCGGGATACGGGCGGCGGATCGGCTGGCTCAATGCGCCGGCACGCATCCTGCAAGCAGCGGCGCCCCTGATCTTCGGCGCTGCGCTGACGGCCTGGGGTCTTTCGGCGATATGGCTGACGGCGGGCATCGGCGTTGCCTCCTTCATCGCTCTGCTCGCCCTGAGAAGAACATGAGGCGGCGCGAACTCTGCACGCTCGGTGCAGGTCCGGATGCCGCAAGCGCCGTCCGCGACGGCAGCCAGATGACCGAAGCCGCGCGGATCCGGCTCATCCTTCGGCACCTTGGTCTTTCCGCCACGATCCTGAATGGTGGGCGCACCACTCCTTTCGTCGTTCCCCGGCAAGCTGTCCATTCGTCGGTCGGGGTGATTTCGCCTGCGGTCGCCCAGCCGCCCGGCCGTCGCGGCAAAATGCCAGCACCGCAAGTGATCTTCACTCAGGTCCGTCGCCGCGCCAACTCGCGGTAGAGAGCTTCCCGCGTGATGCCGAGTTCGGCCGCCACCTCCTGCCAGCGGCCCCTTTCCGGCATTGAATTGTCTTCTCCGAGCCATGCGTCGAGACGGTCCGCGACCCTTGGCAACGACCGGATTTCAGACCTGAGGCGTGCCGCCTGAACGCTGCGCGCCAGCAGCGCGGACCAGCATTCCGCCAGCGCCGGCTCATTGGAAAGCACGGAAAGGAAGCGCTCCTTCGGCAAGCCCGCAACCACGCTTTCCCCGGCGGCGACAGCATCGCAGTGATACCGCGACGAGTAGGCCGAAGCCTCGGCGATGACTGCGCCCGGACCGGCGTTCTGCAGAACCATCTGGGCACCATGCGTCGTGTGCCGATGCAAGTGCACCCTGCCGGAGCGTACCAAGAAAATGTCGGCGACATCTTCGCCCGCGGCAAACAGCGTCTCGCCCGGCGCAAGCCCCCTGAGACGTGCATCCTGGAAAATCAGGGAAATCGATGTCTGCATGATCGCGATCATATGGCCGCCGGCGTTCCTCTGCAACAAGGGGGCACGCACCCACGAGAGGCCCCCATGATCCGTCCTTTTTTCGTTTTCGCACTTCTTTCCTCTGCCGGTCTGGCGCTGGCGCAGGATTCGACCCCGCAACACGCGGGAATGCAGCATGGGCAGCACATGCCCGGCATGGATCACGCGGGTCATGGGATGAACGCGGACACCGTTCCCGCATTGCCGATGGAGGGGGGGCAATCTGCCTTCGCCGCCATCCAGGAGATTGTGGCGCAGTTGATGGCCGACCCGAATACGGACTGGAGCCGTGTCGATATCGCGGCACTTCGTCAGCATCTTGTCGACATGGACAACGTGACGCTCCGCGCCCGCGTTCAGGTCCAGGAGATGAAAGACGGCGCCCGCTTCGCGGCGACGTCCGAGGACGCGGAAGTCGCCAATTCCATCCGCGCCATGGTCCCGGCCCACGCGGCGACCATGAATGGCGCCGAGGGCTGGACAATGCAGGCCTCAGAGATCCCGGGCGGTGCGGCCCTGACCGTGACCGGCGCCGACCCTGACCGCATCAGGGCCCTCGGATTCATCGGCGTGATGACGGTTGGCATGCATCACCAGGCCCATCATCTTGCGTTGGCGACAGGGCAGGATCCACACGCGCACTGACATCGGCGGGAACGGCACTGCGTTGCATCAGCGTGAATGCCGCCATGATCGGGCAAAGCGCGACGGGCAGTTCATGCCCCGACAAGGCAATCGGCCGGGTTCGTGAGCGTCGGATCCCGGCCCCGTCCCGTCCGCCAGCAGCCCAGACGACGGTGTTGTCCCGATCCGGTCGCGGTCGGATCTTTCCACGGTCTTGAAGGGCCATCCGGAAGTGGCTGGCCAGGTGTCCCAGCGCCAGGGCGGCCGGGGGGCGGTCTGGCGTGTTCGTGGCGGCGGGGCTTCCGGTTCCGCCATTCCGCCTTCCCGAGAAGGCCCGCAAGCCTGCCGCGCTTCGGTTGCGCTTGGACAGCGTGGCGGAAGCGGAACAGGACGGGAATGGCGCGGGTCCACCCGCTTCTATCTGCCGGCACCCGGATCGGTCAGGCTGCGTCGGTCCACGACGGCAACCCCGTCGGCAACCTTGTCGCCGGGATGGGTGATCACCGCATCGCCGGATGCAAGGCCCGACAGCACCTCTGCCACCTGGCCGTTCCGGCGACCGATCACCACCGGTCTGAGGCTTGCGACGCCATCGACGACGACGAAGACGACCCAGTCCTCGCCCTGGCGGAACAGGGCGCTGAGCGGCACCTGAAGCACATTCTCTGCCTCCCACTCCACGATGCGCAGAAAGACGGAATATCCTTCGCCAAGCCCCGCGCGCGCTTCGGGCGGCGAGGTCAGTTCGAGCCGCACATCGACGCGCTGCTCTTCGATCCCCAGGGCCGAGACCCGGGTGCGCGCGGCCGGCTCTATGGCTCGGACCACCGCCTCCAGCGCGCCCGGGCCGCCCCAGCGCTCGACGATCGCGCGGGCGCCTTCGGACATCCGCACGGCGTCGCTGGACAGAACGTCGGCCACGATTTCCAGATCGGCCGGATCGCCCACGGACAGAAGGATCGTGCCTGCCGCGACCGGGCGTTCGCTGGTCTGCGCGATATCGAGCACCACCCCGTCGGCAGGTGCGGTGATGCGGACGCAGCATTCGCCCGCAACGACCATTCCGGCGGGATCTGGTTCGATCAGCGCGGCGCGGGCGCGGGCCAGCGCGCCTTCCGACATGGCGAGGCTTGACCGCGCGGTATCGAGTTCCGCCTCGCGAAGGCGCATCTGCTGGGTCACATCCTCAAGCTGGGTCATCGAGGCGACGCCGCGATCGACAAGCGCGGTGATCCGGTCCAGCTGCGTCCGGGCATAGGCCACCTCTACCTCGGCCTGCGTCAGGCGGGCGCGGGCCAGGTCCGTCGCGGCCTCGGCCTCGCGCACGGCGGCCTCTGCCTGGCTGCGGGTGCGACTGTCGAGCAGGCTCGGTGCCACCGGCTCGACCACCGCGACCACCGTCTCTCCGGCGGTCACCCGGTCGCCGACATGGACCGGCGAGCGCAGGGCGATCCCGGTCATCGGTGCGGCCACTTCATAGATGTCGCGGATGCGGGTCTTGCCGTCCACATCGACGGTCTGCCGCATCAGATCCTGCCGCACCTCGGCAAGGTCCACAGGAACCGGCACCGGACGGAACAGGTAGATCCCAAGCCCCGCCAGCCCCACCAGAAGGGCCACCGCCAGCGTCACGGATCTGGGTTTGATGTGCATGTCCTACTCCCGCGTCTTCATGACGGCGACCAGATCGAGCCGGTCCAGCCTGCGCCGGACCAGCAGCGCCGCGGCCATCGCCGCGCCCAGCACCACCAGGCTCGCTATGCCGAAATTGCTGCGGTTCAGCACCAGCGGCACGGTATAGAGATCGCTCTGGAACCCCCGGCTCGAGGCGAAGGCGATCCAGCCGCCCAGAAACCAGCCCAGCGGCTGCGCCAGCAGCGCAAGCAGCATCGTTTCTCCCATCAGGATGTACGACACCTCGGCCCTTGTGAAACCAAGGATCCGCAGGCTGGCCAGTTCGCGCGCGCGCTCCGACAACTGGATCCGGGCACTGTTGTAGCTGACACCGAAGGTGATCAGCACCGCGATCACCACATAGACGGTGGTCATGATGACCACGTTCTGCCGGATCGTATCCTGAAAGCTGATCCGGCTTTCGGTCAGCATCACGGTTCCGGCCACCGCGGGCGTCTTCTTGACGGCGGCGTGGAAGGCGTCCGCCCGGGCGTCATCGAGCATCAGGTTCGCGACGGTGATCTGCGGCGCACGGCGGAACAGGCGGTCGAGTGCCGCCATGTCCATGTAGGCGCCCAGCCCGAAATACTGCCGCACCAGCCCCGCAACCGGCAGCACATGGGTCTCGCGCAGGCCGGTCATGAATTCGACCTCGATCAGGTCACCGGGCCGCGCCTCCAGCCGGTCGGCCAGCCGCTCGGTCAGAAGGATGCCCTCGGGCGGCATCGGCACCGGCCGCCCCTCGGCATCCACGACGCGGGCAAGGTCGGTGCCGGGGGCGCGCCCCTCCAGGCCGACCTGCTTTTCAAGGTAGCCATGACGCAGGACGACGGCATGCATCTGCGCGCCTTCCACCTGCATCACGCCGGGCAGGCGGGCGATCTCGGACAGGGCGGTCTCGGGCATGTCGCGGTTGAACATCACCATCGCGTCCTGCCGCCAGGACTGGAAGAAGGCGAGATCGACGATCTCGTCCAGCGCATCCTGGAAAAAGGAAGACGCGACCAGCATCGCCACCGCCAGCGACAGGCCCAGCGCCGTCAGCGCAGAGCGCAGCGGCCAGCGGATGATCGAGCGCAGGATCATCATGGTGGGCTGCGAGGGGCGCAGCACCTCGAGCAGGCGGTCGATCAGCCCGCGCCGGTAATGCGGCGGCGCCGGGGGCTGCATCGCCACCGCGGGCGGTAACGCCGCCGCCCGCAGCGCGCTGGCAAGCGCCCCCGCCCCCGCCGTCAGCAGGCCAAGCACCCCGGACACGGCATAGGCGTCCAAGGCGGTGGAAAAGATCAGGAAGGGAAAGTCGAAGAACTGCGCATAAAGCCGGGCCAGCGCCCGCGACAGGTACCAGCCCGCGGCCCAGCCCAGCCCGATGCCCACCAGTGCCACCAGCATGGCAAGCGCGATGTAATGGAACGCCACCTCCAGATTGGTGTAGCCCAGCGCCTTCAGAAGCCCGATCTCGGCGCGGTCGAGCGCGACGATCCGGTTGATCACCATGTTCACCAGAAAGATCGAGATGGCGAAGAAGATCGGCGGCATGATGAAGCTCATGGTCCGCAATTGCAGGATCTCGGCCTCGACGAAGGCGTTGGACTGCTGAAGCGAGCGGTCATGCGCGCCCATCCCGCCATAGGGCTCCAGCAGCCGGTCGAGCGCATCGATCACCCGGCCCGGCACCGCGTCTCGTGTCAGGACCAGCGCCAGATCATTGAATGCGCCCTGCATGTCATGGGTGGCGGCCAGCGTCGCCTCGGGCATCCAGACGATGCCGAAGCCCGCATTGTCGGGCATCAGCGCACCGGGACCGATGGTGTAGACGAACTCGGGCGAGGCCATCAGCCCGGTGATCGTCAGCGCCTGCTTGCGACCATTCAGGTTGGCCTCGAACCGGTCGCCCGGCAGAAAGCCGTTCGCCTTGGCAAAGGCAGCGTTCACCGCAACCTCTCCGGCCATCGCGGGGTCGGGCAGACGCCCGGACAAGAGCACCGGGCGGTTCAGCTGCGGCAGGCCCGTCACCGGCAGCGACAGCAGGTGCCCCGCCGCCGTCTTGTCCCGTCCCGGCAGGTCCAGCACCGCCGAGGCGCGGATGCGCGGCTCTGCGATGCGCACGCCCTCGATCGCCGCGATCTCGGGCAGAAGCGACAGGGGCACGCGGCGGGCCTGCACGAAGATGTCGGCGAACTCGTTGCGCTCGTAATAGGCGGTGCGCGTCTCGTCCAGCGCACGGTGCATCCCGAACGATATCAGCAGCGTGGCCACGCCGCAGGCCAGCACCAGCGCGATCGCCAGCGCCTGTGCCGCCAGCCGCCTGAAGTCCCGCACCAGCATCCTGTCGAGCGCGCGCATGGCTCACCACTCGATCTGATCGGGGCGGATGCGGCTGGCGTTCACCTCGACGGAAGCGATACGCCCGTCCTGGAACCGGATCACACGGTGTGCCATCGCGCGAATGGCCACGTTGTGGGTGATGACGGCCACCGTCGTCCCCAGCTCGCGGTTGATGCGGTCCAGCGCCTCGAGCACCTGGACGCCGGTCTTGCTGTCCAGCGCGCCCGTGGGCTCGTCGCAGAGCAGCACGCCCGGGCGCTTGGCGATGGCCCGCGCGATGGCCACGCGCTGCTGCTCTCCGCCCGACAGTTCTGCCGGAAAATGGTCGAGCCGCGCCGAAAGCCCGACCATCCCCAGCGCCTCGTCCGGGGTCATGGGATCATCGGCGATATCAGTCACGAGTGCCACGTTCTCGCGGGCGGTCAGGCTGGGGATCAGGTTGTAGAACTGGAACACGAAACCCACATTCGCGCGCCGGTAGCGGGTCAGCGCCCGATCGTTCATCGCCGTCAGTTCCTGCCCACGGAACCAGACCTTGCCCGATGTCGCGTGATCGAGCCCCCCCACGATGTTCAGCAGCGTCGATTTCCCGCTGCCCGACGGGCCGAGCAGCACCGCCAGTTCGCTTGCGAACAACTCGATGTCCACGCCGTCCAGGGCACGGACCTTCACCTCTCCGGTCTCGTAGATCTTGGTCAGGCCCGCAGCGCGGAACACGACCCCGCCATCGGGTCCGGCCGCGCCTGTCTGCCGCTCAGCCTCGGGCATCGGCCTGCGCGGTCGTCACACCGGGCGCGGACGACAGGCCGCTGTCATGCGGTTGCCCGGCCTTGCTATCCGTGGCTTTTCCCGCCCCCGTCATCCAACGCTCCGACAGTCACATTCGCTTCCCCGGCGGAAGCGCCTGCACCCTTGTCGCCGGTGCGACGGACCGGAGCCTTGACCTGCGTCAATGCCCCCCGCCCCCGGGCGGCGGGGCGGGCGCAGCCGGTCAGGACGCCCGGTAGGGATCCTTTGGCGCGCGATCCTCGGACAGGGTCTCGCGGTTGCGGGTGGCAAGGATCTCGATGGCGTCGGCCAGGTGCTCTTCCTGGATGTTGTAGTCGCCGCGCGCGACGCGCAGCTTGTGCGCCTCCAGCAGCACATGGGCGTGGGTGTATCCCCAGGGCGGATCGAACCGGTAGGAGGCCAGCTCGATCGTCAGCCCCAGCGGATCGTTGAAGTAGAAGCTGTCCATGAAGCCGCGATCCTTGTGGCCCGAATGGCGGATGCCACGCTCGTCCAGTCGCTTCGCGACCTGCTTCGAGGTCGCCTGGCTCACGCTGAAGGCGATGTGATGGACGCAGCCGACATCGGTCGAGGTCCGGGCCGGGTCCACCTTGCGGTTCTCGTCGCAGAACACCGTGATCAGTCGCCCGTCGCCCGGATCGAAATACAGATGGCTTTCCGACGGGTTGTCCAGATTGGGCTGATCGAAGATGAAAGGCATGCCGAGCAGCCCCTCCCAGAAATCGATCGTGGTCTGCCGGTCGGCGCCCATCAGCGTGATGTGATGTACGCCCTGTGTCTGGATCTTGCGCATGTCTGGCCCTCCGCTGCTGCCGCACCGTCATTCTGTTGTTGGCGCGGACTCTAGGTCGAATCCCTGTCCAGAGAACCTGAAAGTGTCATGACACGGGGAAACAGTCTGTTGGCCCGCGCCGAAAACGCGGCGCGGGCAGTGGATCCGGTTCAGGACGACGGACCGAGCAGCCCCTGCATCGCGCGGATCTCTTCGGGCAGGATGCCGTGGCCCGGGCCGGGGAAGATCTGTTCGTCCACCTCGGCGCCCAGCCCGCGCAACACGCGCGCGCTTTCGTTCACGCGGGCCAGCGGGATATGCGGGTCCTGCGCGTGACAGCCAAGATAGACCGGCACACCGTCGAGCCGCGTCTCGTAGTCGAAACGCTTGGGCGCATGGCCGTAAAGCGCATCCGTGGGGGCGCCGTCCGCGTCACCGCTGCCGATCATCGCGCCGGACAGGGCGATCACGGCATGCAGCGGCCCGGCAAGCCGCGCAGCCGCCTCTACCGCAAGACAGCCGCCCTGGCTGAAGCCCGCAATGGCGATCTGCGCGCGCGGTATGCCCTCGGCTTCCAGCGCCGCCACGGATCGTCCGACCGCGGCCAGCGCAGAGGACAGGTAGGGCTCAAGCGCGGCGGTGGGCGCAAGAAAGCTGGTCGGCCACCAGCTGTGGCCCGCAGCCTGCGGCGCGACGGCGGCGATATCGGCCAGTCCCAGATGCGCGGCCAGCCCGAGAATGTCCTCGGCGCTGCCGCCCCGACCATGCAGAAGCACCAGGCCAAGCCGTGCCTGCCCGGCGGGCGCGCCCCAACGCAGCAGGCGCGCCGTGCCGTGCGGGTCGGCGCCGCTCATGCCGGCACCTTCAGTGGCGGCAGGACCTGCTCGATCCGCGCGCGATACGCCTCGTATTGCGGGGGCAGCTTCAGGTCGCGGCCCAGCGTCTCGACCGGCTCGTCCGCGGCAAAGCCGGGCGGGTCGGTGGCGATCTCGAACAGGACGCCGCCCGGCTCGCGGAAGTAGATCGCGTTGAAATACTGCCGGTCGATCACGGGCGTCACCTGCATGCCCGCGCGCAGAAGCCGCTCGCGCCAGTCGAGTTGCACAGCGTCGCTTTCGGCGCGGAAGGCAACGTGATGGATCGACCCCGCGCCCTGCCGGCCGATGCCCGCCCCTTCGCGGCGCATCAGTTCGACGATGGCCCCGCGCGCATCGCCGGGCGCACGCAGCCGAAGCCGTTCGGTCCCGTCAACGGTCTCGTGGCCGGCTTCCTCGTAGCCCATGACCTCGGTCAGCAGTTTCGCCGTGGGGCCGATGTCGCGCAGCCAGAGCGTGACGGAATGGAACCCGTCCAGCATGGTGCCATCGCCCGCGCGGTCGGTCTCGATCAACTCGACAGGGGCGCCGTCGGGATCGTGCAGCGTCAGGACGCGGGCGCCGAAACGCTCTGCCGGCGCCTCGTGGGCAAAGTCCAGATCGTCCAGCCGGTGGATCCAGTCGTCAAAGCGCCCCTTCGGAACGGCATAGGAATAGGCGCTGGCCATGCCCGCCCCGGCGCTGCCGCGGCCCGCACCCACGAAGGGGAAAAAGGTCAGGATCGTGCCGGGGCTGCCCTCGTGATCCCCGTAATACAGGTGGTAAGTGCCCGGATCGTCGAAATTCACCGTGCGCTTGACCAACCGCTGGTCCAGAACGCCGGTGAAGAAATCCACATTGGCCTGCGGCGGACCGGAAATCGCGGTCACATGATGCAGGCCCGGTATCGCCTTGTCGGTCATCGCTGTCTCCTGTTGGGCGGGCCTGTGGTGGCCCGCGCCCCTGGTCCGCAGATGGGCGCTTATCGCAAGGGATCAAGCAGCGGAATAGCCATCTGCACGGAAACAGTTTGTGCAACTGCGGCCCCAAAGCGGCCACAAGGCG containing:
- a CDS encoding FtsX-like permease family protein; this encodes MRALDRMLVRDFRRLAAQALAIALVLACGVATLLISFGMHRALDETRTAYYERNEFADIFVQARRVPLSLLPEIAAIEGVRIAEPRIRASAVLDLPGRDKTAAGHLLSLPVTGLPQLNRPVLLSGRLPDPAMAGEVAVNAAFAKANGFLPGDRFEANLNGRKQALTITGLMASPEFVYTIGPGALMPDNAGFGIVWMPEATLAATHDMQGAFNDLALVLTRDAVPGRVIDALDRLLEPYGGMGAHDRSLQQSNAFVEAEILQLRTMSFIMPPIFFAISIFLVNMVINRIVALDRAEIGLLKALGYTNLEVAFHYIALAMLVALVGIGLGWAAGWYLSRALARLYAQFFDFPFLIFSTALDAYAVSGVLGLLTAGAGALASALRAAALPPAVAMQPPAPPHYRRGLIDRLLEVLRPSQPTMMILRSIIRWPLRSALTALGLSLAVAMLVASSFFQDALDEIVDLAFFQSWRQDAMVMFNRDMPETALSEIARLPGVMQVEGAQMHAVVLRHGYLEKQVGLEGRAPGTDLARVVDAEGRPVPMPPEGILLTERLADRLEARPGDLIEVEFMTGLRETHVLPVAGLVRQYFGLGAYMDMAALDRLFRRAPQITVANLMLDDARADAFHAAVKKTPAVAGTVMLTESRISFQDTIRQNVVIMTTVYVVIAVLITFGVSYNSARIQLSERARELASLRILGFTRAEVSYILMGETMLLALLAQPLGWFLGGWIAFASSRGFQSDLYTVPLVLNRSNFGIASLVVLGAAMAAALLVRRRLDRLDLVAVMKTRE
- a CDS encoding ABC transporter ATP-binding protein translates to MPEAERQTGAAGPDGGVVFRAAGLTKIYETGEVKVRALDGVDIELFASELAVLLGPSGSGKSTLLNIVGGLDHATSGKVWFRGQELTAMNDRALTRYRRANVGFVFQFYNLIPSLTARENVALVTDIADDPMTPDEALGMVGLSARLDHFPAELSGGEQQRVAIARAIAKRPGVLLCDEPTGALDSKTGVQVLEALDRINRELGTTVAVITHNVAIRAMAHRVIRFQDGRIASVEVNASRIRPDQIEW
- a CDS encoding ring-cleaving dioxygenase, which translates into the protein MTDKAIPGLHHVTAISGPPQANVDFFTGVLDQRLVKRTVNFDDPGTYHLYYGDHEGSPGTILTFFPFVGAGRGSAGAGMASAYSYAVPKGRFDDWIHRLDDLDFAHEAPAERFGARVLTLHDPDGAPVELIETDRAGDGTMLDGFHSVTLWLRDIGPTAKLLTEVMGYEEAGHETVDGTERLRLRAPGDARGAIVELMRREGAGIGRQGAGSIHHVAFRAESDAVQLDWRERLLRAGMQVTPVIDRQYFNAIYFREPGGVLFEIATDPPGFAADEPVETLGRDLKLPPQYEAYRARIEQVLPPLKVPA
- a CDS encoding alpha/beta hydrolase yields the protein MSGADPHGTARLLRWGAPAGQARLGLVLLHGRGGSAEDILGLAAHLGLADIAAVAPQAAGHSWWPTSFLAPTAALEPYLSSALAAVGRSVAALEAEGIPRAQIAIAGFSQGGCLAVEAAARLAGPLHAVIALSGAMIGSGDADGAPTDALYGHAPKRFDYETRLDGVPVYLGCHAQDPHIPLARVNESARVLRGLGAEVDEQIFPGPGHGILPEEIRAMQGLLGPSS
- a CDS encoding VOC family protein produces the protein MRKIQTQGVHHITLMGADRQTTIDFWEGLLGMPFIFDQPNLDNPSESHLYFDPGDGRLITVFCDENRKVDPARTSTDVGCVHHIAFSVSQATSKQVAKRLDERGIRHSGHKDRGFMDSFYFNDPLGLTIELASYRFDPPWGYTHAHVLLEAHKLRVARGDYNIQEEHLADAIEILATRNRETLSEDRAPKDPYRAS